CGGGACAGACCCTGCTCATGCTCGCCGACGATCCGGGCAGCGACCCCGACATGCACGCGTGGTGTGACGAGACGGGCAACGAGCTCGTCCGCATGGAGAAGGACGGCAGGGTCTACAAGTTCTGGATCCGCCGGGAGGGCTGATGCCCATGGCCGACGACGACGAGAACAAGCGCGTCGTCTACGTGCAGTCGAGCGGGGTGGACACCCCGCAGCGTGCCGCCACCCCGTTCTTCCTCGCCGCCACCGCGGCGGCGATGGAGTGGGACGTGAAGATCTACTTCACGATCAACGGCCCGACCCTGCTGAAGAAGGGGGTCGCCGAGACCCTCTACGTCAAGAAGGACGGCACCGGGGCGCCGCTCAGCCACTTCATCGACCAGGCCCGCGACCTCGGCGTCGAGCTGCTCTGCTGCCAGCCCAGCCTCGACCTCAACGGCCTCGACTACGAGGAGCTGATCGACGGCGTGAAGATGATCGGGGGCGCGGCGTTCAACAGCCTGGCGGCGAAGGCA
This window of the Candidatus Dormiibacterota bacterium genome carries:
- a CDS encoding DsrE/DsrF/DrsH-like family protein, with amino-acid sequence MADDDENKRVVYVQSSGVDTPQRAATPFFLAATAAAMEWDVKIYFTINGPTLLKKGVAETLYVKKDGTGAPLSHFIDQARDLGVELLCCQPSLDLNGLDYEELIDGVKMIGGAAFNSLAAKASAVVCF
- a CDS encoding sulfurtransferase TusA family protein, with amino-acid sequence MGSETADVTLDCLGKLCPIPVIEVSKAVRRMDSGQTLLMLADDPGSDPDMHAWCDETGNELVRMEKDGRVYKFWIRREG